In one Rugosibacter aromaticivorans genomic region, the following are encoded:
- a CDS encoding helicase-related protein → MELIDNINRLLGDDLKQTLKPGARLKIAASCFSMYAFEALKAELEKIDELQFIFTSPTFTANEVTDKIRKERKEFHIPKADRERSLYGSEFEIQLRNKLTQRAIAKECADWMRRKATFKSNRSKAPMQQFACVQAAATETAYMPLHGFTAVDLGYQQGNAVSNLVNKMDEPTFTATYLSLFNQIWQDPEKLEDVTAQICDHIASVYQENSPESIYFLMLYNIFNEFLDDINEDVLPNDRTGYQDTLIWNKLFNYQKDAATGIINKLETYSGCILADSVGLGKTFTALAVVKYYELRNKSVLVLCPKKLADNWLNYNRNLKTNIFARDRFNYDVLCHTDLSRTSGESFGTPLNRINWGNYDLVVIDESHNFRNNDAYKDKETRYQKLMNKVIKEGVKTKVLMLSATPVNNRFNDLRNQLALAYEGDSENLSKKLRTGKTVEDIFRGAQASFNAWAKLPPEERTARAILDSLDFDFFELLDSVTIARSRKHIQTFYDTKDIGQFPERRKPLSFHSPLTQRTDVMSFNEIFEQLSLLKLAVYAPISYILPSRLKKYEEMYDTQVAGKGKLKQADREKSLQALMTTNLLKRLESSIESFRLTLQSLRANHTNTLAKISTFNQTGNVASIDDLTDQLENLDADDDDLPTIGDSDESEKIGGKVKISLADMDLPSWEHELKVDLEIIDALLASMNKITPADDAKLQHLKALVLDKIAAPLNPGNKKVLIFTAFADTADYLYANLAPELLATQTLHSAKVTGKGAPKSTLKKSYDFQELLTLFSPRSKEKAIVLPNEPAEIDLLIGTDCISEGQNLQDCDYLINYDIHWNPVRIIQRFGRVDRIGSPNSSIQLVNYWPDISLDEYINLKERVESRMMIADVTATGDDNVLSAQANDVSYRKEQLRRLQEEVIELEDLKTGVSITDLGLNDFRMDLLNYVKANGELSNVPSGMHAVVPAKPELGLRPGVIFTLRNRNPSVSVSQHNRLHPYYLVYINREGEVIHDHTEVKRLLDLVRTCCKGQAQPIPDACRLFNKETADGRKMQVYSDLLGKTIRSMIEVKEEKDLDSLFSGGKTTALVNTIAGLDDFELITFLVIQEAG, encoded by the coding sequence ATGGAACTGATCGACAACATCAACCGCCTGCTCGGCGACGACCTAAAGCAGACGCTCAAACCCGGTGCTCGCCTGAAAATCGCAGCCTCCTGCTTTTCGATGTACGCGTTTGAAGCGCTCAAAGCAGAGCTGGAAAAAATCGACGAGCTGCAATTCATCTTTACCTCGCCGACGTTCACCGCCAACGAGGTTACCGACAAGATTCGCAAGGAACGCAAAGAATTCCACATCCCGAAGGCTGACCGCGAACGGAGTCTGTACGGGAGTGAGTTCGAGATTCAGCTTCGCAACAAACTGACCCAGCGCGCGATTGCAAAAGAGTGCGCGGACTGGATGCGGCGCAAGGCGACGTTCAAGTCCAATCGCAGCAAGGCACCCATGCAGCAGTTTGCCTGCGTTCAGGCGGCCGCCACAGAGACTGCCTACATGCCATTGCACGGCTTTACCGCCGTCGACCTTGGCTACCAGCAGGGCAACGCTGTCTCCAACCTCGTCAACAAGATGGACGAGCCGACCTTTACGGCGACCTACCTCAGTCTGTTTAACCAGATCTGGCAGGACCCCGAGAAGCTGGAGGATGTGACGGCGCAGATCTGCGACCATATTGCGTCTGTGTACCAGGAAAACTCGCCCGAGAGCATCTATTTCCTGATGCTCTACAACATCTTCAATGAGTTCCTGGACGACATCAATGAGGATGTCCTGCCGAACGACCGCACGGGCTACCAAGACACGCTCATCTGGAACAAGCTCTTCAACTACCAGAAAGATGCGGCCACTGGGATCATCAACAAACTTGAGACCTACAGCGGCTGCATCCTGGCCGACAGCGTCGGCTTGGGCAAGACCTTCACGGCCCTGGCGGTCGTCAAGTATTACGAGCTGCGTAACAAGTCAGTCCTGGTGTTATGCCCCAAGAAGCTGGCGGACAACTGGCTGAACTACAACCGCAACCTCAAAACCAACATCTTTGCCCGTGACCGGTTCAATTACGACGTACTTTGCCATACCGACCTCAGCCGCACCAGCGGCGAGTCGTTTGGCACACCGCTGAACCGCATCAACTGGGGCAATTACGACCTCGTCGTCATCGACGAGTCGCACAACTTCCGCAATAACGACGCCTACAAGGACAAGGAAACCCGCTACCAGAAGCTGATGAACAAGGTCATCAAGGAGGGCGTGAAAACCAAGGTGCTGATGCTTTCAGCCACCCCAGTGAACAACCGCTTCAATGACCTGCGCAACCAACTGGCACTGGCCTACGAGGGCGACTCCGAAAACCTCAGCAAGAAGCTGCGCACCGGCAAGACGGTAGAGGATATTTTCCGTGGTGCACAGGCCAGCTTCAACGCATGGGCAAAGCTTCCACCGGAAGAGCGCACAGCGCGAGCCATCCTGGACTCGTTGGACTTCGACTTCTTCGAATTGCTCGACAGCGTCACCATCGCACGCTCGCGCAAGCACATCCAGACCTTCTACGACACCAAGGACATCGGCCAATTCCCCGAGCGCCGCAAACCCTTGTCATTCCACAGCCCGCTCACGCAGCGAACGGACGTGATGAGCTTCAACGAGATCTTCGAGCAACTGTCCCTGCTCAAGCTCGCCGTGTACGCCCCGATCAGCTACATCCTGCCAAGTCGGCTCAAGAAGTACGAGGAGATGTACGACACCCAGGTCGCTGGCAAAGGCAAGCTCAAGCAAGCCGACCGCGAAAAGAGCCTGCAGGCGTTGATGACGACCAATCTGCTCAAGCGCCTAGAAAGCTCGATTGAGTCCTTCCGCTTGACGCTCCAGTCCCTGCGTGCGAACCACACGAATACGCTGGCCAAGATCAGCACGTTCAATCAGACCGGCAACGTCGCCAGCATTGATGACCTGACCGACCAGTTGGAAAACCTCGACGCGGACGACGACGACCTGCCCACCATTGGGGACAGCGACGAGTCTGAAAAAATAGGCGGCAAGGTCAAGATCAGCCTCGCCGATATGGACTTGCCTTCTTGGGAGCACGAGCTGAAGGTCGATCTGGAAATCATTGATGCCTTGCTGGCGTCGATGAACAAGATCACACCTGCCGATGACGCCAAGCTGCAGCACCTGAAGGCACTGGTTCTGGACAAAATCGCAGCACCGCTGAATCCCGGCAACAAGAAGGTGCTGATCTTCACCGCCTTCGCCGACACCGCTGACTATCTGTATGCCAATTTGGCTCCGGAGTTGCTGGCCACACAGACCCTGCACAGCGCGAAAGTCACCGGCAAAGGTGCGCCGAAGTCCACGCTCAAGAAGAGCTACGACTTCCAGGAACTGCTCACCCTCTTCTCGCCGCGTTCGAAGGAGAAAGCCATCGTGCTGCCGAACGAACCGGCAGAGATTGACTTGCTGATCGGCACTGATTGCATCTCTGAAGGCCAGAACCTGCAGGACTGCGACTACCTCATCAACTACGACATCCACTGGAACCCCGTGCGCATCATCCAGCGTTTCGGCCGTGTGGATCGCATCGGCTCGCCCAACAGCAGTATCCAGCTGGTCAACTACTGGCCAGACATCTCGCTCGACGAGTACATCAACCTCAAGGAGCGGGTTGAGAGTCGGATGATGATTGCCGACGTCACGGCCACCGGCGATGACAACGTGCTGAGCGCCCAAGCCAACGACGTGTCTTATCGCAAGGAGCAATTGCGTCGTCTGCAAGAAGAAGTGATCGAGCTGGAAGACCTGAAGACTGGCGTGTCGATCACTGACCTCGGACTCAATGACTTCCGCATGGACTTGCTCAACTACGTTAAGGCCAATGGTGAATTGAGCAACGTGCCAAGCGGGATGCACGCCGTGGTGCCTGCCAAGCCGGAGTTGGGCCTGCGCCCGGGCGTGATCTTCACGCTTCGCAACCGCAATCCGAGCGTCAGTGTCAGCCAGCACAACCGGCTGCACCCTTACTACCTCGTCTACATCAACCGCGAGGGTGAAGTCATTCACGACCACACCGAGGTCAAGCGCCTGCTCGATCTGGTGCGCACCTGTTGCAAGGGGCAAGCCCAGCCTATTCCAGATGCCTGCCGCCTGTTCAACAAGGAAACGGCCGATGGCCGCAAGATGCAGGTGTATTCGGACCTGCTTGGCAAGACCATCCGCTCCATGATCGAGGTGAAGGAAGAGAAGGATCTGGACAGCCTGTTCAGCGGCGGCAAGACCACCGCGCTGGTCAATACCATCGCCGGGCTGGACGACTTCGAACTGATCACCTTCCTCGTGATTCAGGAGGCCGGATGA
- a CDS encoding WYL domain-containing protein — translation MPKDQLAELTQPQRDRLAFIELRVRFVGEIRRQDLVARFGIQSAAATRDLALYKELSPGNIDYDPKGKAYVLGPDFRPIFDFPPERVLSWLTQGFGDGEPMRLKAWVASESPSRLTHPDLDVLASVTRAIHLVCPLRVEYYSISSGCTEREVVPFALIDNGLRWHVRAFDRKSQEFRDFVITRIKNPVVLKGQPVAAHEMSDQDIQWTRIVELELVPHPDQPRPEITEMDYGMRDGVLRMKLRAATAGYILRKWSVDCSPDHCLRGPEYRLWLKDHLAIYGVKNAVLAPGYSATTKADS, via the coding sequence ATGCCCAAAGACCAACTTGCAGAACTGACCCAGCCTCAGCGCGACCGGCTCGCGTTCATTGAGCTGCGCGTGCGCTTCGTGGGGGAGATCCGTCGGCAGGACTTGGTTGCGCGGTTTGGCATCCAGTCCGCAGCGGCAACTCGAGATTTAGCGCTCTATAAGGAGTTGTCTCCAGGCAACATCGACTATGACCCCAAAGGCAAGGCCTACGTCCTGGGGCCAGACTTCCGCCCCATCTTCGACTTTCCTCCGGAGCGGGTGCTGTCTTGGCTGACGCAGGGCTTTGGAGACGGCGAGCCGATGCGGCTCAAGGCGTGGGTGGCCAGCGAAAGCCCCTCACGGCTTACACACCCGGATCTCGATGTGCTGGCCAGCGTGACCCGGGCGATCCATCTGGTGTGTCCGCTCCGCGTCGAGTACTACTCAATATCTAGCGGCTGTACTGAGCGGGAAGTCGTCCCCTTTGCGCTGATCGACAACGGCCTGCGCTGGCATGTCCGCGCCTTTGACCGGAAGTCTCAGGAGTTCCGGGATTTCGTCATCACCCGGATCAAGAACCCTGTCGTGCTCAAGGGGCAGCCAGTGGCAGCCCATGAGATGAGCGATCAAGACATCCAGTGGACGCGGATCGTCGAACTGGAGTTGGTGCCGCACCCGGATCAGCCCCGGCCGGAGATCACCGAAATGGATTACGGCATGCGCGACGGCGTGCTGCGGATGAAGCTGCGCGCTGCCACGGCTGGATACATCCTGCGCAAATGGAGTGTCGACTGTTCGCCCGATCATTGCCTTCGTGGACCGGAGTACCGGTTATGGCTCAAAGATCATCTCGCGATTTACGGCGTGAAAAATGCCGTACTGGCACCAGGCTATAGCGCCACTACGAAGGCGGACTCTTGA
- a CDS encoding DUF3375 domain-containing protein, translating into MGVKADKAIATYRRMRAQPLWRLLASTTGPTVIGLLQSHLYESERSLPASIFHERIARDLEELRAQGEDFPQTAQAYVASWLADGYLERRFPAGASEEEYELSTAAVEAIRFVSGLAQPHSAATESRLTLVIEALARLAEDTDTDKFRRIDRLMAEQARIDKEIDAIQKGQMRVLPQTTALERTREIITLADDLAGDFRRVRDQFDQLNRDLRERIMDNDGNRGDVLDSLFAGIDLISESDAGRTFSAFWRLLTDPEQAATLDQALDSVMSREFVGQLEAKERRFLLRLTRTLLEQGGMVHEVLQTFARSLKHFVQSREYLEQRRLNHLLKDAQRAALALKDEVRATETLQYTLELTSSRLRSLSQWVLHDPSLQALPGQMAEGDAPPIDLESVSELVAQSEIDFRTLKANVLAVLEQRSQASIADVLEQFPAAQGLGSVVGLLALGSRHGFKADHSETVGWVGGDDERRSARIPKIFFLRERANELV; encoded by the coding sequence ATGGGAGTGAAAGCAGACAAAGCCATCGCGACCTACCGGCGCATGCGGGCGCAGCCGCTGTGGCGTCTGCTTGCCTCGACTACCGGGCCCACCGTCATTGGCCTGCTCCAATCTCATCTATATGAGAGCGAGCGAAGCCTCCCTGCCTCCATTTTTCACGAACGCATCGCAAGGGATCTGGAAGAGCTGCGCGCCCAAGGCGAAGACTTTCCCCAAACGGCACAGGCGTATGTCGCCAGCTGGCTCGCCGATGGGTACCTGGAGCGACGCTTCCCGGCTGGGGCTTCAGAAGAGGAATATGAACTCTCCACGGCGGCCGTCGAAGCCATTCGGTTTGTATCTGGACTGGCGCAGCCGCACTCCGCCGCGACCGAAAGTCGCCTGACGCTCGTCATCGAGGCCTTGGCCCGACTTGCCGAGGACACCGACACCGACAAGTTCCGCCGCATCGACCGGCTGATGGCCGAGCAAGCCCGCATCGACAAGGAGATTGACGCCATCCAGAAGGGGCAGATGCGCGTGCTGCCCCAAACAACGGCGCTCGAGCGCACGCGGGAGATCATCACGCTGGCCGACGATCTGGCCGGTGATTTCCGCCGAGTCCGCGATCAGTTCGACCAGCTCAATCGCGATCTCCGTGAGCGCATCATGGACAACGATGGCAATCGCGGGGATGTGCTGGATTCGCTGTTCGCCGGAATCGACCTGATTTCAGAGAGTGACGCCGGAAGAACTTTCTCCGCTTTCTGGCGACTGCTCACGGACCCAGAACAAGCGGCCACGCTTGATCAGGCGCTAGATAGCGTTATGTCGCGGGAGTTCGTGGGGCAGCTCGAAGCCAAGGAGCGACGATTCCTTCTGCGGCTCACGCGGACTCTTCTCGAGCAAGGCGGTATGGTTCACGAGGTGCTCCAGACCTTCGCGCGCAGCCTGAAGCACTTCGTCCAAAGTCGTGAGTACCTCGAGCAACGCCGACTCAATCACCTGCTGAAAGACGCCCAACGCGCAGCACTGGCCCTGAAGGATGAAGTCAGGGCCACAGAAACCCTCCAGTACACGCTGGAACTCACGAGCAGTCGTTTGCGCTCATTGTCTCAATGGGTGTTGCACGACCCATCCCTACAAGCATTGCCCGGGCAGATGGCAGAAGGGGATGCGCCGCCAATCGACCTTGAGTCTGTGAGCGAACTGGTCGCACAGTCCGAGATCGACTTCCGAACACTGAAGGCCAACGTGCTGGCTGTCCTAGAGCAACGCTCCCAGGCATCCATTGCCGACGTGCTGGAGCAGTTCCCTGCTGCGCAGGGGTTGGGCAGCGTCGTCGGCCTGCTTGCGTTGGGCAGTCGGCATGGGTTCAAGGCCGACCACAGTGAAACCGTAGGCTGGGTTGGAGGCGACGACGAGCGTCGTAGCGCCCGAATTCCAAAGATCTTCTTTTTGAGGGAGCGGGCCAATGAACTGGTCTGA
- a CDS encoding DUF4194 domain-containing protein: protein MNWSENNESAMPVEAQAPDDAQAPANTLFLGDSGELALDTRRALVQLLAGPSLDGRRHPKLWPILVRDEAVIRRRLAELFLELVIDRDVQVAFTRQADTGELEVPLLLRRAQLTFIDSILLLHLRQRLTQADSQGDRAVVSTDEITEFLSLYERAANTDRAGFVKRVHASIEKIKKHSILQKIRSSEDRFEISPTLKLLFSAEEIQALTHLYQRMAAGETPAQLVQTEADEEADQ from the coding sequence ATGAACTGGTCTGAGAACAACGAATCAGCAATGCCAGTCGAAGCACAAGCACCCGATGATGCTCAGGCACCTGCCAACACCCTGTTCCTGGGCGACAGCGGCGAGTTGGCACTGGATACCCGGCGCGCCCTGGTGCAGCTGCTGGCAGGGCCATCGCTCGACGGACGTCGGCATCCAAAACTCTGGCCGATCTTGGTACGAGACGAAGCGGTGATCCGTCGGCGTCTTGCCGAGCTGTTTCTCGAACTGGTTATCGACCGAGACGTACAAGTGGCGTTCACGCGCCAGGCAGACACCGGCGAACTTGAGGTACCTCTCCTGTTGCGTCGTGCCCAGCTGACGTTCATTGACTCCATTCTGCTGCTCCACCTTCGCCAGCGATTGACCCAGGCGGACTCGCAGGGCGACCGTGCCGTGGTGTCGACAGACGAGATCACGGAGTTTCTCTCCCTCTATGAGCGCGCCGCCAACACCGACCGTGCAGGGTTCGTGAAACGGGTTCATGCCTCCATCGAGAAGATCAAGAAGCACAGCATTCTTCAGAAAATTCGCTCGAGTGAGGATCGCTTCGAGATTTCGCCGACGCTGAAGCTCCTCTTCTCGGCAGAGGAAATACAAGCGCTGACGCACCTGTATCAGCGAATGGCGGCCGGAGAAACGCCAGCGCAGCTGGTTCAGACTGAAGCTGATGAGGAGGCTGACCAATGA
- a CDS encoding ATP-binding protein, with the protein MISEPQTASLFAREQFRMTRLQVYNWGTFSGLHDVPISERGFLFVGRSGAGKSTLLDAFSALLTPPRWIDFNAAAREADRSGRDRNLVTYIRGAWAEQKDGESGEIATRYLRAGTTWSALALTYQNALGQSVVLVQVFWLRGNANGSTDVKRHYLVMERAFDLRELEDFGQFNFDIRKLKQSFPEAFARDEFRPYCERFCRLLGIESEMALRLLHKTQSAKNLGDLNTFLRDFMLDKPETFEVADRLVSEFGELNAAHQAVVTAREQVQTLAPAREQHQRRDSLMLLRNGLDELRLGVDGYRETRRIELLKEHVASLEVQANGSEGEVGRRQSTLENHAAILRDLERQHREAGGDQIEQWEAEKSGLEGQRTDRLRKRGQAEDACKKLGWSLPDSPQAFAELLGNARQEVENWEQRSNDSRAEQFRLDREKKDAETAFSQALKEVQALQRQPSNIPADMLEMRREIAAAIGISESALPFVGELVEVKPDEAEWQGAIERVLHGFALSLLVDERQYSALANHINTTHLGQRLVYYRTGRPETWQAKPIGGNSLVLKLNVKEGAYADWLQAELRQRFDYACVDSIQSFRSADRAITREGQVKHSKTRHEKDDRRSVGDRRNWVLGFDNREKLGLFQAQAQELADTISRLGGEIDKLSDQDKNRAARAMQCQTLVNLQWQEIDVLPLLDRISSIERQIREAREGNATLLQISEQIGEQKKLVEDADKELRQATRAHDSILDQIKTSTQKLESLLQDASIVPLTPHQVSGLDERFAKQSDAVRLDNLDKVTTSVERALNAEIEEVNRGIGACEKEIEARFADFKRQWPMDAGDMDTSLASAPDFFAKLVRLETDGLPAYEQRFFELLQNQSHQNLAALSTYLNDARKAILERMDLVNDSLGQVPFNQSANQRTYLHIDASDRQLVDVKEFKQEIQQALSHAWTEDREFAEARFLALRRLVDRLASQDPEQKRWRETVLDVRQHVEFIGREIDESGVEVEIYRSGAGKSGGQRQKLATTCLAAALRYQLGGNDHGVPMYAPVVLDEAFDKADNEFTALAMNIFTNFGFQMVVATPLKSVMTLEPFIGGACFVDISDRRVSGVLLIEYDGDRQRLKLPEHAREEASVEAS; encoded by the coding sequence ATGATCTCGGAACCCCAAACCGCCTCCTTGTTTGCCCGCGAGCAGTTCCGGATGACCCGCCTGCAGGTTTACAACTGGGGTACTTTCTCCGGCCTGCACGACGTGCCGATCAGCGAGCGAGGCTTTCTGTTTGTGGGTCGATCCGGCGCTGGAAAGTCGACACTGCTCGATGCATTTTCGGCGTTGCTGACGCCACCTCGCTGGATCGATTTCAACGCTGCTGCACGCGAGGCGGACCGCAGCGGTCGTGACCGAAACCTCGTCACCTACATACGTGGTGCGTGGGCTGAACAGAAGGATGGGGAGTCGGGAGAGATCGCGACCCGCTACCTGCGCGCAGGGACGACCTGGTCAGCCTTGGCACTGACCTACCAGAATGCCTTGGGTCAGTCTGTGGTGCTGGTTCAGGTGTTCTGGTTGCGGGGCAATGCAAACGGCAGTACCGACGTCAAACGCCACTACCTTGTCATGGAACGGGCCTTTGATCTGCGCGAGCTGGAGGACTTTGGCCAATTCAACTTCGACATCCGGAAGCTCAAGCAGTCTTTCCCTGAGGCATTCGCACGCGACGAATTTCGCCCCTATTGCGAACGGTTCTGCCGTCTGCTCGGCATCGAAAGCGAAATGGCGCTGCGTTTGCTGCACAAAACCCAGTCGGCCAAAAACCTCGGCGACCTCAATACCTTCCTGCGCGACTTCATGCTCGACAAGCCCGAGACCTTCGAGGTGGCGGATCGCTTGGTCAGCGAATTCGGCGAACTCAATGCGGCCCACCAGGCGGTCGTCACGGCTCGCGAACAGGTTCAAACGCTCGCGCCAGCGCGGGAGCAGCATCAGCGCAGGGATTCGTTGATGCTGCTGCGCAATGGGCTGGATGAGCTTCGGCTGGGGGTTGATGGCTACCGTGAGACTCGCCGTATTGAGCTCCTCAAGGAGCACGTGGCATCCCTGGAGGTGCAAGCCAACGGCTCGGAAGGCGAAGTGGGGCGACGTCAAAGCACTCTGGAAAACCACGCTGCAATCCTGCGCGATCTGGAGCGGCAGCACCGTGAAGCAGGCGGTGATCAGATCGAACAATGGGAAGCAGAGAAATCTGGTCTGGAGGGCCAGCGCACGGATCGCCTGCGCAAACGCGGTCAGGCCGAAGATGCGTGCAAGAAGCTGGGCTGGAGCCTTCCTGATTCGCCTCAAGCCTTCGCAGAACTGTTGGGCAACGCGCGGCAGGAAGTCGAAAATTGGGAACAGCGCAGCAACGATAGCCGGGCCGAGCAGTTCCGCCTGGACCGAGAAAAGAAGGATGCCGAGACCGCGTTTTCGCAAGCACTGAAAGAGGTGCAGGCACTCCAGCGCCAGCCATCGAACATTCCGGCGGACATGCTGGAAATGCGTCGAGAAATCGCCGCCGCCATCGGCATCTCAGAGTCGGCACTTCCCTTTGTTGGCGAACTCGTCGAGGTGAAGCCTGACGAGGCCGAATGGCAGGGGGCCATTGAGCGCGTACTGCATGGATTCGCGCTCTCACTCTTGGTAGACGAGCGCCAGTATTCAGCGCTAGCCAACCACATCAACACCACCCACCTCGGCCAGCGCCTGGTTTATTACCGGACTGGCCGCCCGGAGACCTGGCAGGCCAAGCCCATTGGTGGCAACTCGCTCGTCCTCAAGCTGAACGTCAAGGAGGGGGCGTATGCCGATTGGCTCCAGGCCGAGCTACGGCAACGCTTCGATTACGCGTGCGTCGATTCCATTCAGTCGTTCAGGAGTGCTGATCGCGCCATCACCCGCGAGGGGCAGGTCAAGCACAGCAAAACCCGGCACGAGAAAGACGACCGAAGAAGTGTCGGCGACCGGCGAAACTGGGTGCTCGGATTCGATAACCGCGAGAAGCTCGGGCTCTTTCAAGCTCAGGCGCAGGAGCTAGCTGACACCATTTCGCGCCTCGGCGGGGAGATCGACAAGCTCTCCGACCAGGACAAGAATCGTGCGGCCCGAGCGATGCAGTGCCAGACTCTGGTGAATCTCCAGTGGCAGGAAATAGATGTGCTCCCATTGCTGGATCGCATCTCCAGCATTGAACGGCAGATCCGCGAAGCGCGGGAGGGCAATGCCACCCTGCTGCAAATCAGCGAGCAGATCGGTGAACAAAAGAAGCTCGTCGAGGATGCTGACAAGGAGCTTCGCCAGGCAACACGCGCGCACGACTCGATTCTTGATCAGATCAAGACCAGCACCCAGAAACTGGAATCTCTCCTGCAGGACGCGTCTATCGTTCCATTGACGCCCCATCAGGTGTCGGGTCTCGACGAGCGCTTCGCCAAGCAGTCAGATGCAGTCCGGCTCGACAACCTCGACAAGGTGACAACGTCTGTAGAACGCGCACTCAATGCGGAGATCGAAGAGGTCAACCGTGGGATTGGTGCCTGCGAGAAGGAAATAGAAGCGCGCTTTGCCGATTTCAAACGGCAATGGCCGATGGACGCGGGCGACATGGACACGAGCCTTGCCAGCGCGCCAGATTTCTTCGCCAAACTGGTTCGGCTGGAAACGGATGGACTGCCCGCCTATGAGCAGCGATTCTTTGAACTGCTACAGAACCAAAGCCACCAGAATCTGGCGGCGCTTTCCACCTACCTGAACGATGCGCGTAAGGCGATCCTGGAACGGATGGATCTGGTCAACGATAGTCTTGGCCAGGTGCCCTTCAACCAGAGCGCCAATCAACGCACCTATCTCCACATCGACGCCAGTGACCGGCAGCTTGTCGACGTCAAGGAGTTCAAGCAGGAGATCCAGCAGGCGCTGAGTCATGCATGGACGGAGGATCGCGAGTTTGCCGAGGCACGGTTTCTGGCCTTGCGACGACTTGTTGATCGACTCGCCAGTCAGGACCCCGAGCAAAAGCGCTGGCGCGAGACTGTGCTCGACGTTCGACAGCATGTTGAGTTCATCGGGCGGGAGATCGATGAAAGCGGCGTCGAGGTCGAGATCTACCGCAGCGGAGCAGGCAAGTCCGGCGGCCAACGGCAGAAACTGGCCACTACGTGCTTGGCCGCAGCCCTGCGATATCAACTGGGCGGGAACGACCACGGCGTGCCGATGTATGCGCCCGTCGTGCTGGATGAAGCCTTCGACAAGGCGGATAACGAGTTCACCGCTTTGGCGATGAATATCTTTACCAATTTCGGATTCCAGATGGTGGTCGCCACGCCGCTGAAGTCCGTCATGACCCTTGAGCCATTCATCGGTGGCGCCTGCTTCGTGGACATCAGCGATCGGCGCGTGTCAGGCGTCCTGCTGATTGAGTACGACGGTGATCGTCAGCGGCTGAAACTGCCAGAGCACGCACGAGAGGAGGCTAGCGTTGAAGCTTCCTGA
- a CDS encoding Wadjet anti-phage system protein JetD domain-containing protein, translated as MKLPEDVRQFLARRFQSKHREWLIGDAGEDQWPLEVPLGIPTEQAALRQVDGVRAWVSAWQGWQGVGSLSWCERRWKALGVQLLPEKLALGGPEHVAMWIGESARWERAQSRYRTLTARWPVLAQPLPRYFDVLADYGDADFHRLAEMLDWIANHPQSDLYPRQLPVSGLDSKWLDGRKGLLTDLVAAIQEDSSSDLDFYQRCGLKAPPLLVRMRVLDQALRARVGGVGDITAPVEDLASLNLPVSHVFIVENLQTGLAMSDMPGAVVFMRLGYNVDVLARLPWLARAKCIYWGDLDTHGFAILHRARSYIPALQSVLMDEGTLLQHKALWVDESAQHPSTELTLLTEQEQQLYRDLKQQRWGQNVRLEQERIDWVAAWGALQRTLA; from the coding sequence TTGAAGCTTCCTGAAGATGTTCGGCAGTTTCTTGCCCGTCGCTTTCAAAGCAAGCACCGCGAGTGGTTGATTGGTGATGCGGGCGAGGATCAATGGCCGCTGGAAGTTCCGCTCGGCATACCGACGGAACAGGCTGCGCTGAGGCAGGTCGACGGCGTTCGTGCTTGGGTGAGCGCATGGCAAGGTTGGCAAGGAGTCGGCTCCTTGTCCTGGTGTGAGCGCCGGTGGAAAGCGCTTGGCGTTCAGCTACTACCGGAGAAGCTAGCGTTGGGCGGCCCAGAGCATGTTGCCATGTGGATTGGTGAGTCCGCACGATGGGAGCGTGCTCAATCTCGCTACCGGACACTCACCGCTCGCTGGCCGGTACTGGCGCAGCCGTTGCCAAGGTACTTTGATGTCCTGGCGGACTACGGCGATGCCGATTTTCATCGGCTTGCAGAGATGCTGGACTGGATAGCGAACCATCCACAATCCGACCTATACCCCCGCCAGCTGCCGGTGTCCGGGCTGGATAGCAAATGGCTCGATGGGCGCAAAGGACTGCTGACGGATCTGGTGGCCGCAATACAAGAGGACTCCTCCAGCGACCTGGACTTCTACCAGCGCTGCGGACTGAAGGCACCTCCACTCCTTGTGCGAATGCGGGTGCTGGATCAGGCATTGCGAGCCAGGGTCGGTGGCGTGGGTGACATCACTGCACCAGTGGAAGATCTGGCAAGTCTCAATTTGCCGGTCTCACATGTGTTTATTGTCGAGAACCTTCAAACGGGACTGGCAATGTCCGACATGCCGGGCGCTGTCGTGTTCATGCGTCTTGGCTATAACGTCGACGTGTTGGCCCGATTGCCTTGGCTTGCCCGCGCGAAGTGCATCTACTGGGGTGATTTGGACACCCATGGATTTGCCATCCTGCATCGAGCCCGCTCATACATTCCAGCGTTGCAATCCGTGCTCATGGACGAGGGCACCTTGCTGCAACACAAGGCGCTGTGGGTGGATGAGTCGGCGCAGCATCCATCAACGGAACTGACGCTTCTGACGGAGCAAGAGCAGCAACTCTATCGGGATCTCAAGCAGCAGCGCTGGGGGCAAAACGTTCGCTTGGAGCAAGAGCGGATCGACTGGGTCGCCGCGTGGGGCGCGTTGCAGCGGACATTGGCCTAA